Below is a window of Streptomyces genisteinicus DNA.
AGCGCGAAACCGGCCCACCGCTCCGCGGGCATCGCCTCGCGGAAGTAGAGGACTCCGAGCAGGAACTGGAACACGGGCGCCAGGTACTGGAGCAGCCCCAGAGTGGAGAGCGGCACCCGGATCGCCGCCGCGCCGAAGCAGATGAGGGGCACCGCGGTCACGATGCCCGTCGCGGCGAGCAGTGCGGCGTGCCCGGTGCCGTGGGAGCCGAAGGACGCCGAGCCGTCCGCGCCGAGCCACAGCAGGAAGCCGAGCGCGGGCAGGAACTGGATGGCCGTCTCGGCGGCGAGGGACTCCAGGCCGCCGAGGTTGACCTTCTTCTTCACCAGCCCGTACGTCGCGAAGGAGAAGGCCAGCACCAGCGAGATCCAGGGCGGCTGCCCGTAGCCCACGGCGAGGACGAGCACAGCGGCGAAGCCCGTGCCGACCGCCGCCCACTGCGCGGGGCGCAGCCGCTCGCCGAGCAGCAGCACGCCCATCGCGATGGTGACCAGGGGGTTGATGAAGTAGCCGAGCGAGGCCTCCACGACCCGGCCGGTGTTGACGGCCCAGATGTAGACGCCCCAGTTGACCGTGATCACGGCGGCGGCCACGGTGACGAGCGCCAGCTTGGCGGGGCTGCGCACCAGGTCGCGGATCCAGCCCCACTGCTTCAGCGCCAGCAGCGCGACGGCGACGACGGCCAGCGACCACACCATCCGGTGGGCGAGGATCTCGCCGGCTCCGGACGGTTTGAGCAGCGGCCAGAAGAGCGGGACCAGCCCCCACATCCCGTAGGCGCCGATCCCGTACAGCAGTCCTGCCCGCTGTTCGTTCTCCGACTTCACCGGCCCTCCTGTCCCCGCGCGAGTTCCGGGCAACGGTACGCCGCGCGAGGGGCGGATGTCATGTCCGTATCGGCATACGGTCATGACCTTCGGGAGGCCGGGTCACCGGGCGGCGAGCGCCGCGGCGACCGAGTCGGCGAGCGGGGTGGACGGGCGTCCGGCGAGCCGCGCCAGGTCGCCGCTGGTCCCCGCCAGGCGGCCCCGCGCGATCGCGTCGTCCACGTCGACCAGGATCCGCGCGAAGGGCTCCGGGACGCCCGCGCCCACCAGGACGGACAGGTGCGCCTCGGGGGTGAGCTCGGTGTAGGTGACGGTGCGGCCGGTCTGCCGGGTGAGCTCGGCCGCGTACTCGGCGAGCGACCAGGCGGTGTCGCCGCTCAGCTCGTACGCCGCGCCCAGGTGCCCCTCGCCGGTCAGCACGGCGGCCGCGGCCGCCGCGTAGTCGGCGCGGGCGGCGGCGGCGATCCTGCCGTCGCCCGCGTTGCCCACGACGGTGCCGTGCTCCAGCACCGGGCCGAGGTTCGCGGTGTAGTTCTCCGTGTACCAGCCGTTGCGCAGGAAGGTGTGGGGCACGCCCGAGTCGAGGATCAGCCGCTCGGTGACCCGGTGCTCGTCGGCCAGGTCGAAGTCCGCGTCGGGGCCGCCGAGGACCCCGGTGTAGGCGAGCTGGGCGACGTCGGCGGCCCTCGCCGCCGCGATGACCGAGGTGTGCTGGGCGACCCGGCGGCCGACCTCGCTGCCCGAGACGAACAGCACCCGGTCCCCGGGGCGGAAGGCGTCCTCCAGGGTCTCGGGCCGGTCGTAGTCGCCGAGCCGCAGCTCCACGCCCAGCTCCGCCAGGCCGGCGGCCTTCTCCTTGTCGCGGACGACGGCCGCGACGTCCGCGGCCGGGACGCGGACGAGCAGCTCGTCCACGACGAGTCGGCCGAGTGCTCCGGTGGCGCCGGTGACGACGATGCCCATGGTGGTTCTCCGTTTCGGTGGGGTGAGAGCCCCCTCGCGGAGGCCTTCAGCCACTGTAAGCAGGGAACTAACCTGGAGAAAGTACCCACCTTCACGTAAGGTACTGGCATGGGAGTGAGTGAGTGCGACGAGACGGCGGGTTTCCCGGACGGGATCGTCCCGGATGTGAACAGCGCGATGTGCCCGTCCCGGCTGATCCTGGAGCACGTCACGAGCCGCTGGGGCGTCCTGGTGCTGGCCGTGCTGCTGGAGCGGTCGCACCGCTTCAGCGAGCTGCGCCGCAGGATCGGCGGCGTCAGCGAGAAGATGCTCGCCCAGACGCTCCAGACCCTGGAGCGGGACGGTTTCGTCCACCGCGACGCCAAGCCGGTCATCCCGCCCCGGGTGGACTACACGCTCACCGCACCGGGCAGGGAGGCCGCCGAGCAGGTGTGGGGCCTCGCCCGCTGGACCGAGCGGCAGGTGCCCGCGGTCACGGCGGCGCGCGCCGCGTACGACGAGGAGAAGGCCCGCCCGGCGGCCGCCACCGCCTGACCGGGGGCACGGCGGCGAGGGCGACATGCGGCGAGGGGCCGGGACCACGTGGTCCCGGCCCCTCGCCGCGTGCGCGGACGGCTGCCGTCAGCCGACGACCGTCCAGGTGTCGTTCCCGGCGAGGAGCGCGGACAGATCGCCCTTGCCGTACTGCTCGACGGCCGTTTCGAGCTGGTCGGCCATGAGGGTGTCGTAGACCGGCCGCCGCACGCTGCGCAGCACGCCGATCGGCGTGTGGTGCAGGGTGTCCGGGTCGGCCAGGCGGGACAGCGCGAACGCCGTCGTCGGGCTCGGGTTGTGCGCGTCGTGGACGAGGACGTCGGACTCGTTGCCGGCGGTGACGTCCACGACCCGGAGGTCGCCGGTGAGGGGGTCGCGGACGACTCCCTTGGCGCCGTCCGCGCCGAAGCGGATCGGCTGCCCGTGCTCCAGGCGGATCACGGCCTCCTGGGCCCGCTCCTTGTCCTTGAGCGCCTCGAAGGCGCCGTCGTTGAAGATGTTGCAGTTCTGGTAGATCTCCACCAGCGCCGTGCCCTCGTGGTCGGCGGCCTGGCGCAGCACCTCGGTGAGGTGCTTGCGGTCCGAGTCCACCGTCCGCGCCACGAACGAGGCCTCCGCGCCGATGGCGAGGGACACCGGGTTGAAGGGGGCGTCCAGCGACCCCATCGGCGTCGACTTGGTGATCTTGCCGACCTCGGAGGTGGGGCTGTACTGGCCCTTGGTCAGGCCGTAGATCCGGTTGTTGAACAGCAGGATCTTCAGGTTGACGTTGCGGCGCAGGGCGTGGATCAGATGGTTGCCGCCGATCGACAGGGCGTCGCCGTCGCCGGTGACCACCCACACCGACAGGTCGCGGCGGGAGGAGGCCAGACCCGTTGCGATGGCCGGGGCGCGCCCGTGGATCGAGTGCATCCCGTAGGTGTTCATGTAGTACGGGAACCGGGAGGAGCAGCCGATGCCCGAGACGAAGACGATGTTCTCCTTCGCCAGACCCAGGTCGGGCATGAAGCCCTGCACGGCCGCGAGGATCGCGTAGTCCCCGCACCCGGGGCACCAGCGCACCTCCTGGTCGGACTTGAAGTCCTTCATCGACTGCCGCGCCTCGGCCTTCGGCACCAGCGACAACAGCGTGTTCGTCTCAGACACCGCCGGCCTCCTTGAGCGCTTGTGCGAGCTGCTCCGCCTTGAACGGCATGCCGTTCACCTGGGTGTGACTGTGCGCGTCGACCAGGTACTTCGCCCGGATGAGCAGGGCGAGCTGGCCGAGGTTCATCTCGGGGACGACCACCTTGTCATAACGCTTCAGAACCTCTCCCAGATTCCCGGGGAACGGGTTCAGATGACGCAGGTGGGCCTGGGCGATCGGGTGTCCCGAGGCCCGCAGCCGGCGGACGGCCGCGGTGATCGGCCCGTACGTGGAACCCCAGCCCAGGACGAGCGTGCGCGCGCCGTCCGGGTCGTCGACCTCCAGATCGGGCACCTCGATGCCGTCGATCCTGGCCTGCCGGGTGCGGACCATGAACTCGTGGTTGGCCGGGTCGTACGAGATGTTGCCCGTGCCGTCCTGCTTCTCGATGCCGCCGATGCGGTGTTCGAGCCCGGGGGTGCCGGGGACCGCCCACGGCCGCGCCAGCGTGAGCGGATCGCGCTTGTAGGGCCAGAACGCCTCGCTGCCGTCGTCCAGCTCGTGGTTGGGGGCGGTGGCGAACTGCACCCGCAGGTCGGGGAGTTCGTCGACCTCCGGGATCCGCCAGGGCTCGGAGCCGTTGGCGAGGTAGCCGTCCGACAGCAGGAAGACCGGGGTGCGGTACGTCAGCGCGATCCGGGCCGCCTCCAGTGCCGCGTCGAAGCAGTCCGCCGGGGTGCACGGGGCGACCACCGGGACCGGCGCCTCTCCGTTGCGCCCGAACATGGCCTGCATCAGGTCGGCCTGCTCGGTCTTCGTCGGCAGGCCCGTGGAGGGGCCGCCGCGCTGGATGTCCACGATCAGCAGCGGCAGCTCCATCGACACCGCGAGGCCGATCGTCTCGGACTTGAGCGCCACACCGGGACCGGAGGTGGTGGTCACGGCGAGCGAGCCGCCGAACGCGGCGCCGAGCGCCGCGCCGATGCCGGCGATCTCGTCCTCGGCCTGGAACGTGCGCACGCCGAAGTTCTTGTGCTTCGACAGCTCGTGCAGGATGTCCGAGGCCGGCGTGATCGGGTACGACCCCAGGTACAGCGGCAGGTCGGCCTGGCGGGAGGCGGCGACCAGACCGTAGGAGAGGGCCAGGTTGCCGGAGATGTTCCGGTAGGTGCCCGCGGGGAACGCGGACCCGGCGGGGGCCACCTCGTAGGAGACGGCGAAGTCCTCCGTCGTCTCGCCGAAGTTCCAGCCGGCGCGGAAGGCCGCGATGTTCGCCTCGGCGATGGCCGGCTTCTTGGCGAACTTCTGCCGCAGGAAGCTCTCGGTGCCCTCGGTGGGCCGGTTGTACATCCAGCTCAGCAGGCCCAGCGCGAACATGTTCTTGCTGCGCTCGGCCTCCTTGCGGGAGAGGCCGAACTCCTTCAGCGCCTCGACGGTGAGCGTCGTCAGCGGCACCTGGTGGACGTGGTACGCCTCCAGCGAGCCGTCCTCCAGCGGTGACGCGTCGTAGCCGACCTTGGCCATGGCGCGCTTGGCGAACTCGTCGGTGTTGACGATGATCTCGCCACCGCGGGGGACGTCCCCGATGTTGGCCTTCAGTGCGGCCGGGTTCATGGCGACCAGGACGTTCGGGGCGTCGCCCGGCGTGAGGATGTCGTGGTCGGCGAAGTGCAGCTGGAAGGACGAGACCCCCGGCAGCGTTCCGGCGGGCGCCCTGATCTCGGCCGGGAAGTTCGGCAGCGTGGAGAGGTCGTTCCCGAAGGAAGCGGTCTCCGAGGTGAACCTGTCACCCGTCAGCTGCATACCGTCGCCCGAGTCCCCCGCGAACCGGATGATCACCCGGTCCAGCCGGCGGACCTCCTTGGCGCCCGAGGGTCTGCGTTGTTCACCGACGACGGCGTCATGGGGTTCCTGGGACTGCCCGGCCCCATCGGCGTCGCCGGCCTGTTCGGCCGGGCTACTGACCTGGCTGGTCACTGAACTGGACCTCCCTCGTCGAGGCGGCTCATCGGGACGGCCGGCCCACCGGCGGTCCCCTCGGCAACCCTACGACCGCCAGGGGGCCCTTCCCCGGACCGCACACATGTCGGACCTACCCATGAGACGCCGTCCGGGTGCGCTTTGTCAGGCGAACCCGCCCCTGAATCCCGGCGGCGGACCCCCTAATCACCCCGGAGCGTGCGGGGTCCGGCAGCCGGGGTACGGATGCGGCCGCACGTATCCGGCCATCAGGAGTTCAGATACCTCAGCACCGCCAGGACCCGCCGGTGGTCCCCGTCGCTCGGGGCGAGGCCGAGCTTCAGGAAGATGTTGCTGACGTGCTTCTCCACGGCGCCGTCGCTCACCACCAGCTGCCGGGCGATCGCCGAGTTCGTCCGGCCCTCCGCCATCAGCCCGAGGACCTCCCGCTCGCGGGGCGTCAGACCCGCCAGCACGTCCTGCTTGCGGCTGCGGCCGAGCAGCTGCGCCACGACCTCCGGGTCCAGCGCGGTGCCGCCGCGGGCCACCCGCACCACGGCGTCCACGAACTCCCTGACCTCGGCGACCCGGTCCTTCAGCAGATAGCCGACCCCGCGGCTGCTGCCCGCGAGCAGCTCGGTCGCGTACTGCTCCTCGACGTACTGGGACAGCACCAGCACGCCGACGCCGGGGTGCTCGCGGCGCAGCTGCACCGCGGCCCGCACCCCTTCATCCGTATGAGTGGGCGGCATCCGCACGTCGGCGACCACCACGTCCGGCAGCGCGTCCTCCTCCGCGAGCTCCCCGATGGTCCCCAGCAGCGCCTCGGCGTCGCCGACCCCCGTGACGACCTCGTGCCCCCGGTCGGTCAGCAGCCGTGTCAGGCCCTCCCGCAGAAGCACCGAATCCTCGGCGATGACCACCCGCACCCTGTCCTCCACAGCCCCGTTTCCCCCTGCTCGTCAGATGTCCGGCCTGTCGCCTCCAGCATCCCAGGATCGGACCGCGATCAGGTGCGGGCTGCGCGTTGCGGAGATTCCGGAGAGGGGGACGCGGTGCCGTCACCACGGGTTGAGGCGCGCGCCGGGGCGTACCCGGGTCGTACCCGGCGGGGGCGGGGCCGTTCGGTGTGCCGGTGCCGGTGCCGGTGCCGGGGGCAGGGGGCGAGCGCGTCAGCGGGTCAGCTGCGCCAGGGGAGTTCGGCCGTGACGGTCGTCGGGCCGCCCTCCGGGGAGTCCACGGCCAGTACGCCGTCCACCGCGTCCAGCCGCCCTGCCAGCCCGGCCAGGCCGCTGCCGCCCGTGGCGTCGGCGCCGCCCCGGCCGTCGTCCGTGACCTGGAGCAGCAGCCGGTCCTCCACCCGCCACACCTCCACCGAGGCACGGGTCGCGCGGGCGTGCTTGCTGATGTTCTGGAGCAGTTCGGAGACGGTGAAGTAGGCGATGCCCTCGATGGCGGCCGCCGGCCGGCGGTCCAGGTCCACCTCGACCCGCACGGGGACGGTGCAGCGGGAGGCGACGGCGGACAGGGCGGCGTCCAGGCCGCGGTCGGTGAGGACGGCGGGGTGGATGCCGCGGGCGAGGTCCCGCAGTTCCTGGAGGGCGACCTTCACCTCGCCGTGCGCCTCGTCCACCATGCGCGCGGCGGCCTGCGGGTCCTCGGCGAGCTTCTCCTTGGCCAGGCCCAGATCCATGGCCAGGGCGACCAGCCGGGCCTGCGCGCCGTCGTGCAGGTCGCGCTCGATCCGGCGCAGGTCGGCGGCGGCGGTGTCGACGACCACGCCCCGGTCCGACTCCAGCTCGACGACCCTGCCGGCCAGCCGCGACGGCCCCAGCAGTCCGGCCACCATCAGCCGGTCCACACTGCTCAGCCCGCGGATCACCCACGGTGTGGCGAGGGTCAGCAGCAGACCGATGACGCTGGTCGCGGCGATCTCCAGGGGCGAGTCCAGGTAGTAGCCGCGGGTCCCGTCGCCGTACAGCTGGATGCCGTTCACATCGGCGTACGCGGGGAACACCCACTGCCACAGCGGGTACAGCAGCAGCGACCAGCCGGCCGTCCACAGCGGCACCACCAGGCAGAAGCCGAAGACCGCCCACGGGAAGTGGAGCAGCGAGTAGAGCAGGTGCCGCCAGGACGCGCCGCTCTTCAGCGTCCCCGCCAGCCAGGCCCCGAACCCGCTCCTGCCCGTGGTCACCGGCTCCGGCGCGGCCACGTCGGCGCCCAGCAGCACCCGCGCCCGCATCCGCTCGACGGCCCCGAGACCGCGCAGCGCGGCGAAGGAGGCGGCCAGCAGCGGAATGCCGACGAAGGTCACGAGCAGGCCGGCGCTGACCGACGTCATCGTCACGGCGAAGACGAAGAACAGGATGCTCGTCGGCAGGCTCAGCACGATCCAGCAGAGCTCGCGCCAGGTCCGGCCCTCCAGCGGCGCCCGCAGCACGGGCGGCAGCGCGCGCGCCCGGGAGCGGGGGAGCGTGTCGTGTCGAAGATCCGTGGTCATCCGGTCCGTCCGTTCTGCCATGCCTGCCGTCATGCCCCCAGCCTGCTGGGTGCGGCGCGCCGCCACCATGAGGGCCGTCTCCGTCTCGGCCGGGGGTTTTCCCTACCCCGGGCCGTCCGCTGCCCGCCGGACCGCGCCCGCCGGACTGCGCCCGCGCCGTCCCGCTTCCCGCCGGACCGCGCCCCTCCTACCGCTCGACGCGGGCGGCCGGGGTCCTCCCGGGCTCCGCCCGCCCGCGTCCCGTCCCGCCCGGCGCGGCGCCCGGCGGGAGAACAGCGGCGCGGGCGGCGGGAGATCCGGATCTCCCGCCGCCCGCGCCGCCGTGCCCCGTTCAGCCTGCCTTCCCCCGGACGACCGTGGCCCCCGAGGCTCCCGCGGCCCGCCCGGCGCGCGCGGCTCCGCCGCCGGGCACGCGGTCGCGCCAGGGGAGCTCCGCGGTCACGGTCGTCGGCCCGCCGGGCGGGGACTCCACGGCGAAGAGGCCGTCCACCGCCCCGAGCCGCTCGGCGAGACCGGCCATGCCCGTGCCGCCGTCGAGCCGGGCGCCGCCCCGGCCGTCGTCCGTGACCTGGATCAGCAGCCGGTTGTCCGCCCGCCACACGTCGACGCCGGCCCGGGTGGCCCGGGCGTGCTTGCTGACGTTCTGGAGCAGTTCGGAGACGGTGAAGTAGGCGATGCCCTCGATGGCCTCCGCGGGCCGTTCCGCCAGATCCACCTCGACCTGCACCGGGACGGTGCAGCGGGAGGCGACGGCGGACAGGGCGGCGTCCAGGCCGCGGTCGGTGAGGACGGCGGGGTGGATGCCGCGGGCGAGGTCCCGCAGTTCCTGGAGGGCGAGCTTCACCTCGCCGTGCGCCTCGTCGACCATCGCGGCCGCCGCCTGCGGGTCCTCCAGCAGCTTCTCCTTCGCGAGGCCGAGCCCCATCGCGAGGGCCACCAGCCGGGCCTGCGCGCCGTCGTGCAGGTCGCGCTCGATCCGGCGCAGGTCGGCGGCGGCGGTGTCGACGACCACGCCCCGGTCCGACTCCAGTTCGGCGACCCGCCGTTCCAGCTCGCCGGAGGGCGACAGCAGTCCGCGGACCATCGCGCGGTCGGCGTTCGCCATGCCCCGGGCGAGGAACGGCAGCAGCGGCCAGAGCACGATCAGCGCCACCAGCGTGACGGTGAAGGTCAGCACCCCCCAGGGCAGGCGGATCACCGAGTAGAGCACCGCCCGCCAGCCCACCGGGTCCTTCACCCGCGCCCAGATCCAGGCGAGCGCGCCCCCACCGCCCTCCGGCGGACTCGGCTCGTCGACGTGGACGCCCAGCAGCGCCCGGGCCCTCGCCCGTTCCGTCCGGCCGATTCCGCGGGCGCCCATGAGACCGACGGCCAGCAGCGGCAGCCCCACGACGGTGACCGCGAGGCCCGCGCCGACGGACACGGTCACCACCGCGTAGACGAAGGCGACCACCCCGAGGGGGAAGTTGGCGAGGAGATGGGCGACCTCCTTCCAGGTGCGGCGGTCGAATGCGAGGCGCACGGGCGGAGATCCTTCCCGGTCGTCGGCGGCTGCGGGCCTGCTGGTGCTCATGGAGCCCAGACTGCCCGGCGCCGGGGACGGACGCCATGGGGTACATGGGTGGGAGGATGTAGGGATAACCCCACCCGATGCGTGACGCGACTGCTCACCCTCCCGCGGGCAGGGCCTAGACTCCCGTGCGTACGAGACAGACGACAGACGGCGTACGGCGTCCCCGCCGCGGCGGCCCGGCCGCCGGACGCGCGGGCCCCGGGGGGATCGCGGGGCCGGAGCGGAGCGGCGACGGACACGATCGCCGACGTCACAGGGAGCGAGGACGGACGTGCCGGAACCGACCGTGGTCGTACGCGCGGCGGACTACTTCCAGAGCTACTCGGTCGTCGGACTGCTCGGCGTGCTCGGGGTGCTCTTCGTCGCCGTGGCCTTCGGCGCCGGGCGTCTGCTCCGGCCCGTGGTGCCCACGCCGGAGAAACTCCTCACCTACGAGTGCGGCGTCGACCCCGTCGGCGACGGCTGGGCACACACCCAGGTCCGCTACTACGTCTACGCGTTCCTCTACGTGATCTTCGCCGTCGACTCGATCTTCCTCTTCCCCTGGGCGACGGTCTTCGCCGCCGACGGATACGGCGCGACCACCCTCGTCGAGATGTTCATCTTCCTCGGCTTCCTGGCCGTCGGACTGCTCTACGCGTACAAGAAGGGCGTCCTGACATGGGCGTGACCCCTGTGGACCTCCCCGGGCCGAAGCGGCTCGGCGCGCTCTCGCGCCTCGCTCCCGAACCGATGAAGGTGGTCCTCAACTGGGGCCGCCGGTACAGCCTGTGGGTCTTCAACTTCGGTCTGGCCTGCTGCGCCATCGAGTTCATCGCCGCCTCCATGGCGCGCCACGACTTCATCCGGCTCGGTGTGATCCCCTTCGCGCCCGGTCCCCGCCAGGCCGACCTGATGATCGTGTCCGGCACGGTGACCGACAAGATGGCGCCGGCCGTCAAGCGCCTGTACGAGCAGATGCCGGAGCCCAAGTACGTCATCTCCTTCGGCGCCTGCTCCAACTGCGGCGGCCCCTACTGGGACTCCTACTCCGTGACCAAGGGCGTCGACCAGATCATCCCCGTCGACGTCTACGTGCCCGGCTGCCCGCCCCGGCCCGAGGCGCTGCTCCAGGGCATCCTCAAACTCCAGGAGAAGATCGCCCAGGAGTCGCTCGGCGAGCGCTACCGCGCCGGCAGCGGGTCCCGCCCGTCGACGGCGGCCCTGCGCAGCGGCCTCGTCACCCCGCCCCCCGCTCCCGGGACGGACGGGGGCGAACGGTGAACGCCTACGACCGCCTTCCCGACGCCGTCACCGAGATCTTCGGACCCGACGCCACTGCCGAGCGCAGCTACGAACTCCTCACCGTCGACGTCCCCTCCGGATCGTGGACCGCCGCGCTGGAGACCGCCCGCGACAGCTTGGGCTGCACCTGGTTCGACTGGCTGAGCGCCGTCGACGAACCCGGCACCGGGTTCCGGGTCTGCGCCCATGTCGTCGCCCTCGCGGACGGCGCGGTGCGCCGCCTTCTCGTCCGCACCACCGTTCCGCACGAGGCGGCCGCGCTGCCGACGGCCGTCGGCGTGTACGCCGGGGCGAGCTGGCACGAGCGGGAGACCCACGAGATGTTCGGCATCGGGTTCACGGGCCATCCGCATCTGGACCCGCTGCTGCTGCCCGACGGCTTCGAGGGCCATCCGCTGCGCAAGGACTTCGTTCTCGCGGCGCGGGTGGCCAAGGCGTGGCCGGGTGCGAAGGAGCCGGGGGAGCCGGCCGCGGGCCACGACGGTCCGAAGCGGCGCCAGATGCTGCCGCCGGGGGTTCCCGACCCCAACGAATGGGGTCCGCTGAAGGGCCAGCTCCCGCCGGCCCCCGCCCGGCCCGCCCGCACCCCGCGCGCGGCCGCCGCCCCGGGCGCGGGCACACCGGCACCGGCCGAACGCCCGCCCCGCCGCGCCCGCAGCGCCTCCGAGGGTTCGGCGTCGCAGCCGTCCGCGGCCGCGCCGCGCCGTTCGCGGAGCGCGTCGGAGGGTTCGGCGTCGCAGGCCACCCCGGCCGTGCCGCCCGCGACCCCGCGCCGTTCGCGCAGTGCGTCGGAGGGCTCGGCGTCCCAGGCCACCCCGGCGGCACCCGCTTCCCCGGAGCCCGGCTCCGCCTCCGGTGGCCGCACCCGCAGTTCCGACGCCCCGTGGCACCATGCCCGCCCGGCCTTCGACGAGCCCTCCGCCGGCACCGCTCCGCCCACCCCCGTACCGCAGGCACCGGCCCCCGGGGACGAGCCGCAGCCGTCGGGCGCCGAGGACACTCCCGCCGAGGGCGACGCCCCCACGGCACCCGAGCCCGCCCCGCCCGCCGGGGCCACTCCGGCCGTGGGCGCCACCCCCGCCGAACGCGAGCCCGAGCCCGCCCCGTCCGCCGAAGGCACCCCCGCTGGGGACCCCGCGCCCGACCCCGCCCCGCCCGCCGAAGGCACCCCCGCCGAAGCCACCCCCACCCCCGAGCCCGACCCAGATGCCGGGGGCACCCCCCGCCGACCCGCCGGAGGCGACCCCGCGTGAACGACGTTCTCGACGTCGCCGTCCGGCTCCTCGTCGTCTTCGCCGTGTTCCTCGTCCTCCCGCTGGTCGTCGGCCAGACCGAGCACAAGGTCATGGCGCACATGCAGGGCCGTCTCGGCCCGATGTACGCCGGCGGCTTCCACGGCTGGGCCCAGCTGGTCGCCGACGGCGTGAAGTTCGCGCAGAAGGAGGACGTCGTCCCGGCCGCCGCCGACCGGCGCATCTTCCAGCTCGCCCCCGCCGTGGCCCTGCTGCCCTACCTCCTGGTGCTCGTCGCCATCCCGATCGGTCCCGGTGAGGGAGCGGTCGGCCAGGTGGTCGACGCGGGCATCTTCTTCGTCCTCGCCGTGATGGGCGTGGGCGTGCTCGGCTCGCTGATGGCGGGCTGGGCGTCCGCCAACAAGTTCTCCCTCCTCGGCGGCCTGCGGACCGCCGCCCAACTGCTCGCGTACGAGCTGCCGATGCTGCTCACCGCCGCCTCCGTCGCCATGGCGGCGGGCACGGTCTCGCTGCCCGGCATCCTCGACGCCTTCGAGTGGTGGTGGCTGCCCTGGCAGATCACCGGCGCCGTCGTCTTCTTCGTCGCCGGGCTCGCCGAACTCCAGCGCCCGCCCTTCGACATGCCGGTGGCCGACTCCGAGATCATCTTCGGCGCCTACACCGAGTACACCGGCCTCCGCTTCGCCCTGTTCCTGCTCGCCGAGTACGCGGGCATCGTGGTCCTGTGCGGCCTGACCACCGTCCTGTTCCTCGGCGGCTGGCACGGTCCGTTCGGCGCCGACGGGCTCGGCTGGGTGTGGACCCTGCTCAAGACCGCGGTGCTCGCCTTCGTCGTCATCTGGCTGCGGGTCTCCTATCCCCGGATGCGCGAGGACCAGCTCCAGAAGCTCGCGTGGACCGTGCTCGTGCCGCTCGCCCTCGCCCAGATCGCCCTCACCGGCGTCGTCAAGGTGGTGATCCAGTCGTGACCCCGCTCCCCGGATCCGGCCTCGCCAAGGGCCTGG
It encodes the following:
- a CDS encoding complex I subunit 1/NuoH family protein — its product is MNDVLDVAVRLLVVFAVFLVLPLVVGQTEHKVMAHMQGRLGPMYAGGFHGWAQLVADGVKFAQKEDVVPAAADRRIFQLAPAVALLPYLLVLVAIPIGPGEGAVGQVVDAGIFFVLAVMGVGVLGSLMAGWASANKFSLLGGLRTAAQLLAYELPMLLTAASVAMAAGTVSLPGILDAFEWWWLPWQITGAVVFFVAGLAELQRPPFDMPVADSEIIFGAYTEYTGLRFALFLLAEYAGIVVLCGLTTVLFLGGWHGPFGADGLGWVWTLLKTAVLAFVVIWLRVSYPRMREDQLQKLAWTVLVPLALAQIALTGVVKVVIQS
- a CDS encoding NADH-quinone oxidoreductase subunit B, which codes for MGVTPVDLPGPKRLGALSRLAPEPMKVVLNWGRRYSLWVFNFGLACCAIEFIAASMARHDFIRLGVIPFAPGPRQADLMIVSGTVTDKMAPAVKRLYEQMPEPKYVISFGACSNCGGPYWDSYSVTKGVDQIIPVDVYVPGCPPRPEALLQGILKLQEKIAQESLGERYRAGSGSRPSTAALRSGLVTPPPAPGTDGGER
- a CDS encoding NADH-quinone oxidoreductase subunit A; its protein translation is MPEPTVVVRAADYFQSYSVVGLLGVLGVLFVAVAFGAGRLLRPVVPTPEKLLTYECGVDPVGDGWAHTQVRYYVYAFLYVIFAVDSIFLFPWATVFAADGYGATTLVEMFIFLGFLAVGLLYAYKKGVLTWA
- a CDS encoding NADH-quinone oxidoreductase subunit C, which codes for MNAYDRLPDAVTEIFGPDATAERSYELLTVDVPSGSWTAALETARDSLGCTWFDWLSAVDEPGTGFRVCAHVVALADGAVRRLLVRTTVPHEAAALPTAVGVYAGASWHERETHEMFGIGFTGHPHLDPLLLPDGFEGHPLRKDFVLAARVAKAWPGAKEPGEPAAGHDGPKRRQMLPPGVPDPNEWGPLKGQLPPAPARPARTPRAAAAPGAGTPAPAERPPRRARSASEGSASQPSAAAPRRSRSASEGSASQATPAVPPATPRRSRSASEGSASQATPAAPASPEPGSASGGRTRSSDAPWHHARPAFDEPSAGTAPPTPVPQAPAPGDEPQPSGAEDTPAEGDAPTAPEPAPPAGATPAVGATPAEREPEPAPSAEGTPAGDPAPDPAPPAEGTPAEATPTPEPDPDAGGTPRRPAGGDPA
- a CDS encoding sensor histidine kinase, translated to MSTSRPAAADDREGSPPVRLAFDRRTWKEVAHLLANFPLGVVAFVYAVVTVSVGAGLAVTVVGLPLLAVGLMGARGIGRTERARARALLGVHVDEPSPPEGGGGALAWIWARVKDPVGWRAVLYSVIRLPWGVLTFTVTLVALIVLWPLLPFLARGMANADRAMVRGLLSPSGELERRVAELESDRGVVVDTAAADLRRIERDLHDGAQARLVALAMGLGLAKEKLLEDPQAAAAMVDEAHGEVKLALQELRDLARGIHPAVLTDRGLDAALSAVASRCTVPVQVEVDLAERPAEAIEGIAYFTVSELLQNVSKHARATRAGVDVWRADNRLLIQVTDDGRGGARLDGGTGMAGLAERLGAVDGLFAVESPPGGPTTVTAELPWRDRVPGGGAARAGRAAGASGATVVRGKAG